The Pseudomonas sp. MM223 genome segment GCCCGCCAAAGTGCGTGACCTGCAGCAGATTCGTACCAGCAAAGTGCTGCGGGTGCTGGTCAACCAAAGCCGCAACAGCTCCGGTGAGGTCAAGGGCGAGCCGGTCGGCATCGAGTATTATCGCCTGCGTGCCCTGGAGCACTACCTCAATGCCCGCACCGCCGACGACCAGCAGGTCCAGCTAAAGCTCATCCCGCGGGCCAAGGAGCAGTTGTTGGGCGCTCTGGCCCGCGGTGAGGGTGACCTGGCTGCGCCGGGCGAGTTGCTCGATCCCAGTACGGTGCGTAGCGTTAGCAGCAGTGCGCCGATACTCGACCAGGTGCCGTTGATGCTGGTGGGGCGCAAAGGTGAGCGAAGCTTCAGCAAGGTCGAGCAGCTGTCCGGGCGGACCGTGGCCTTGACCAGCGCCAGTGCCGCCGGCCCGCTGATCCAGCAGGTCAACCAGCAACTGGCACTGCGCAAGCGGCCGCCGATCAAGGTGGAGTGGGTAGACTCGACGTTGGCGGTGGAGGATGTGCTGGAGATGGTTCAGGCAGGCATCTATCACCTGACCGTGGTCGAGCAACCCATTGCCCGGCGCTGGGCGCGGGTCATGCCGCGGCTGCGCCTGGACAGCCGGGTGCACCTGGGGGCGCCGCAAGCCATGCGCTGGTATGTGGGGCGTGATGCCCCACAATTGTTGGCCACGGTCGACCACTTCCTGCAAGGTTACCGCGCACCAGACAACCAGGATGCAGCCTTCGAGCGCATCTACAGGCGCCAGTACCGGGTGCACAACCCGTTGGCCAGCAAGGACCGCCAGCGCTTGGCCTCGGTGCGGGCGGTGCTGCAGAAGCATGGCCAGGCACAGCAGATCGATTGGCTCAACCTGGCCGCGCTGGCCTTCAAGGAGTCGACGCTCAACCCGGCTGCACGCGGCACGGGTGGTGCCCATGGCCTGATGCAGATTACCCCTTCGGCCGCCCAGCGGGTGGGGGTGAGCAACACGGCCACGGTAGATGGCAATGTGCAAGCCAGCGCACGTTACCTGGCGCTGATCCGCCGCAAGTTCTTTGCCAGCGCCAAGATCAACGAGCGTGAGCGCATGGCTTTTGTACTGGCGGCCTACAACCTCGGCCCCGAGCGAGTGCAGGCCATGCGTGCCGAAGCCCGGCGGCGTGGCCTCAACGGCAACCAGTGGTTCTTCCAGACCGAGCGCATCGCCATGGAGCAGGTGGGCATGGGGCCAGTCAACTTCGTCAACAGTGTCAACAAGTACTTCTTGGCGTTCAACCGCGAGCGAGCGGTGTTGGAGCGTGTGGCAAAGCGCTGATAAATCGATTTTATCGATTGTTATGTTGGGTTTTTTGCGATTTTAATATCTATTGAATTGATTATGATGGCGTCCATTCCAACACAACTTCTTCGCTTCAAGGACGCTTCGACATGAACAACACTACCCTCAACGCCCTGTTCTCCACCCGCGCCGGCGCTGGCCTAAGCGTTATCCGCATCCTGGTCGGCATCATCTTCATGGCCCATGGCGCGCAAAAACTGTTTGGCCTGTTCGGTGGTTATGGCCTGGAAGGTACCGGCCAGTGGATGGAGAGCATCGGCCTGGCCCCGGGCTACCTGATGGCCCTGCTTTCCGGTAGCGCCGAGTTCTTCGGCGGCCTTGCCCTGGTGGTCGGCCTGCTGGCTCGCCCGGCGGCCTTGGCCCTGAGCGTAACGCTGGTGGTGGCGATCTTCTCGGTGCACATCGGCAACGGCCTGTTCATGTCCAACAACGGCTATGAGTTCGCCCTGGCGCTGCTGGCCGGCACTGTCGCCGTCATGATCGAAGGCGCAGGTCGCTTCTCGCTGGACCGCGTGATCGCCCGCTGATCAGCTGCAAGCTGTGAGCGACAAGCCGCAAGCAAGAGCGGGCCAATACTCGGCCCGCTTCTGCTTGCGGCTTGCCGCTTGCAACTTGTAGCTCATCGCTCTAGCATACCGCCTGCGCCGATTTAAACAGCTACTTGCGGGGCGCAGGAAAGCCCCACCTCCGGGCCATCCGAAATACCGCTAAAGCGCTGGTTCGGTGACGCCTCCCACCGCTGCCCAGCGGGATTCGCGAGGCGGAGAGAAGCTCAATGAGTTGTCCACGTACCAGTGTCTGTTTGAGCCCTTTGCCTGCCAGCCAGGCGTCCCGCACACCGCGTATTCTGCTCGGTGGCCAGCATCAGCCCACCCTTTTGCGTCACCTCGAAGGCCTGTCCCGGCGCAAGGGGCAAGCGCGTGCCTTTCTCATTCAGTTCGTCGATATCGGCTGCCACCTGGCGCAGTATGGCAATGACCGTTTCGACCTGGCCGTTATCCAGGCACCGGCATCGGACGAGGCCGCCGAAGTCATTGGCCACCTTACCCGCATCGCGCGCCAAGGCCTGATTACCCGCCGCTGAGGAGTGCGCTGTTGAGTACCAACATCATCACCACCGAAGGCCATGAGGCGCTTAAGAAAGAGCTGGACCACCTGTGGCGCGTCTATCGCCCGGAGATCACCCAAAAGGTTGCCTGGGCGGCCTCGCTGGGCGACCGCAGTGAGAATGCCGACTACCAATACAACAAGAAGCTGTTGCGCGAAATTGACCGGCGGGTGCGTTACCTGCGCAAGCGTCTTGAAGATGTGAAGGTGGTGGCCTACTCGCCGCAGCAGGAAGGCAAGGTGTTTTTCGGTGCCTGGGTCGAGATCGAGAATGACGATGGCGAGACCCTGAAGTTTCGCATTGTCGGCTATGACGAGATCTACGGGCGCAACGATTACATCTCGATCGATTCACCCATGGCCCGTGCCTTGCTGAAGAAGGAGGAGGGCGATGAGGTGGTGGTGCACACGCCTACCGGTGAAGCGACCTGGTATGTGAAGAGCATCACCTACGGCCAGTAATTGATGTCACCTGTTCCGGCCCTATCGCCGGCAAGCCAGCTCCCACAGAATTTATACAATGCCTGAGGTCTGAGGCATTCCTGTGGGAGCTGGCTTGCCGGCGATAGGGCCGGAACAGGCAAAACTCAGCTGTCGCGCAACACCGTCAACGGGCTGGCATTCAAAGCCCGTCGCGTCCCCACCACCCCCGCGCCGCCCACCAGCAGTGCCCCTACCAACGGCAACACCAGCAGCCACGGGTGCGGGCTCCACTGCAAGTCGAAAGCGTAGCGGTACAGCACCACGGTAATCAGCTCACAGCCCACTGCTGCCAGCAACCCGCTGGCCGCCCCCAGCAGCCCGAACTCGATACGCCTTGCCTTGACCAGCAATGGCCGCGCCGCCCCCAGCGCACGTAGCAAAGCACCCTGGCGAATGCGTTCGTCCAGCGTTGCCTGCAGGCCGGCAAACAGCACCGCCAGCCCGGCGGCCAGCACGAAGAGCAGCACATACTCCACCGCCAGGGTCACCTGGGCGAGGATGCTGCGCAGTTGGTCGAGCAAGGCGTCCACCTGCAGGATGGTCACCGCCGGGAATGCCCGTGACAGCGCCACCACATCCAGGTCGTGGCCCGGCGCTAGGTAGAAACTGGTCAGGTAGGTGGTCGGCAGCCCCTGCAGTGTGCCGGGCTGGAAGATCATGTAGAAGTTTGGCTGGAAGCTGTCCCAATGCACGCTGCGCAGGCTGCTGACCCGGGCCTGGCGCTGCTGGCCGCCAATGTCGAAGGTCAACAGGTCGCCCATTTTCAGTTTCAGGCTGCTGGCAAGTTCTGCCTCCACTGAAACACCGGGGGTTTCCTCGTCGGCGGGCAACGCTTGCCACCAGTTGCCTGCTGTCAGTGCATTGCCTTCGGGCAGCTCGGCGGCCCAGGTCAGGCTAAGGTCGCGCTGCACGGCACGCTCGCCTGCCGAGTCCTTGCTGACAATTTGCTGGACCGGTTGCTCGTTGATTTGCACCAGGCGCCCGGGTGTTACCGGGTACAGCGGCGCCGAAGTGGCGTTGACCTGGTGCAGGCGCTGAGCGAACGGTTCACGGTCATCCGGCAGGATGTTCAGGGCGAAATGGTTGGGCGCATCCTTGGGCAGTTGCGCTTGCCAGGTGTCGAGCAGCTCTGCGCGCAACAAGGCGACCAATGCCATGGCAAGCAGGATCAGGCCGAAGGCCAGGGCCTGGCCGGCGGCGGCCGTGGGGTGGCGCAGCAGCTGGCCCAGCCCCAGGCGCCAGGCCAGTGGTGCCCCGGCCAGCAGTTGGCGCAGGCTGCGCAAGCCGAGTAACAGCAGGCCGCCGAGCAGTAATGCGGCGACCAGGCCGCCACCGAGCAGGGCGAAGGTAAGCAACAGATCGAGGCTCAGGCGCCACATGATCAGGCCCAGGGCAAACAGCGCGGCGCCGTACACCAACCAGCTGCTCGGTGGTATCGGCAACAGATCGCGGCGCAGTACCCGCAGGGGCGGTACTTGGCCCAGGGCGGCAATTGGCGGTAGGGCGAAGCCGGCCAGTGCAACCAACCCGGTGCCGATGCCGGCCAGGGCCGGAATGATGCCGCCGGCAGGCACCACGCTTGGCAACAGCCCTTGCAGCAGGCGGAACAGGCCCAGCTGAGCCAGCCAGCCGAGCAGGGCGCCGGCAACGGCGGCGACCAGGCCGAGCATGGCCAGCTGCAGGCAATACAGGCCCAATGCCTGGCGCCGCGAGAGGCCCAGGCAGCGCAACAGTGCGCTGGCATCCAGGCGGCGTGCGGCATATCGGCTGGCCGACAACGCCACGGCCACCCCGGCCAGCAGCACCGCCACCAGGCTGGCCATGTTCAGGTAGCGCTCGGCCTTGCCCAGGGCGCCGCCGATCTGCTGGTTGCCATCGCGAGTGTCACGCAGGCGCTGGTTGGCAGCCAGGTCTTTTTCCACGCTCTGGCGGTAGTGGGCCAATGCCTCGGCATCGCCACGCCACAGGTCGCGGTAGGTGACCCGGCTACCTGGCTGGATCACACCAGTGGCTTCCAGGTCGGCCAGGTTCATCATCACCCGCGGGGTAAGGCTGTAGAAGTTGTTGGCGCGGTCCGGTTCGTACGTAAGCACTCGGCTCATGCGCAGGGTTTTCATGCCTACATCGATGCTGTCGCCAATCGCCAGCCCAAGCGCTGCCAACAGACGGGGCTCGACCCACGCCTCGCCGGGGGCGGGGCCGCCGCCAGGTGTTTCGTCCGCATAGGGCGCCGGGGCGCTGCGTACTTGCCCGCGCAACGGATAGGCGCCGTCGGCGGCCTTGACGCTGGACAGCTGGATGCCGTTGTCGCCGCCCACCACACTGGTGAATTCGACCACCTGCGCGTGGCGCAAGCCAAGTGCTGTGCCTGCCTCTATCTGCTGCTCGCGGGCGGGGGCGCTGCCCTGCAGCACCAGGTCGGCGCCCAGGAATTCGCTGGCGCGCAGTTGCATGGCGCCGTTCAGCCGGGCACCGAAGTAGCCGATGGCGGTGCTGGCCGCCACCGCCACCAGCAGGGCAAAGAACAGCACGCGCACTTCGCTGGCGCGAATGTCGCGCAGCAACTGGCGTAGGGCCAGGCCGCACAGGCGGGACAACGGCATGTGGTTCATCAGGCCTCCATCGGGGCCACCAGGCGCCCCGCGTCCAGGCGGATGTGACGGCGGCAGCGCCGCGCCAGGCGTTCGTCATGGGTGACCAGCACCAGGGTGGTGCCGCGCTCCTTGTTCAGTTCAAACAACAAGTCGCTGATGCGCTCGCCGGTGTGGCTGTCGAGGTTGCCGGTGGGCTCGTCGGCAAACAGTACCGCAGGCTGTGCGGCGAAGGCGCGGGCGATGGCCACCCGCTGCTGTTCGCCGCCCGACAATTGGCGTGGGGTATGGCTCAGGCGCTTGCCGAGGCCGACCCGTTCCAGCAGGGTGCGCGCCTGTTCGCGGGCATCGCGGCGGCCGTCCAGCTCCAGTGGCAGCATGACGTTTTCCAGCGCATTGAGGCTGTCGAGCAGCTGGAATGACTGGAACACGAACCCCACATGTTCGGCGCGTACCCGGGCGCGCTGGTCTTCGTCCAGTGGCCCCAGGTCGTGGCCGGCGAGGATGACCTTGCCGGCGCTGGGCTGGTCGAGGCCGGCAAGCAGGCCAAGCAGGGTGGACTTGCCCGAGCCCGAGGCGCCGACGATGGCCAGGCTGTCGCCTTGGGCCAGTTCGAGGGAGAGTGCGTGGAGGATGGTGAGGTCACCTTCCGCGCTGGGGACCACTTTGCTAAGGTTCTGCGCAACGAGTATGTTGGGGCCCATGGAGAATCCGATGCGAGTGTGGTGGTTGAGTGCCGGCCTGGCCCTGTATTGCCTGGCCCAGAGCGCGGTGGCGGGAACATTGCTGGTTGTTGGCGATAGTATCAGCGCCGGTTTTGGCCTGGATACCCGTCAGGGTTGGGTCACACTGTTGCAGACCCGCCTCAAGGACGAAGGTTTCGACGACAAAGTGGTCAACGCGTCGATCAGCGGCGACACCAGTGCAGGTGGCCAGGCGCGGCTGCCGGCGCTGCTTGCAGCGCATAAACCGAACCTGGTGGTGCTGGAGCTGGGCGGCAACGATGGCCTGCGTGGGCAGCCGCCCGCGCAATTGCAACAAAATCTTGCCTCCATGATCGAGAGCGCCCGCCAGGCCGGCGCCAAGGTGGTGCTGCTGGGTATGCGCCTGCCGCCGAACTACGGCGTGCGCTATACCACCGCTTTTGCCAAGGTGTATGAACAGTTGGCTGCGGACAAGCAGGTGCCTTTGGTGCCGTTTTTCCTCGAAGGGGTAGGGGGCGTGCCTGAATTGATGCAGGCCGATGGCATCCACCCGGCCCAGGGTGCCCAGCAGCGCTTGCTGGAAAATGCCTGGCCGGCGATAAAACCCTTGCTGTGATGCTTTAAACGGGGCTGGCTTTCGGCTAATGTTGCGCCCCCCGTTTCGAGTGCCCCCGATGCCGCGCCCTGCCTGGTCCCTGTATGCCTATCAACTGATCGAGCCCGATGAGCAGCTCGACCTGTTCGCCTGCCAGGAAATTCGCGTCCACCTGGTGGCCCGCCAGCTTGAGCTGGGCGTGCCGGTCGACCGTACCTTGTGCGGCGGCCTGCTGCCGGCGCAGCCGCGTTGGTCGGGGGTGCCGCGCGCGATCTACCGTGACAACCGCCTGTGTGACCTGTGCCGTGCCATCCTCGATGCCCAGCGGCGGGGTATGCGCCCGGTCTGGCCAGAGCTGCAAGCGAGCTGAACGGCAAGCACCTTTCATCATCTGAAACGCTTGCATCGCGCCAATGCCTCCCGCTTGCATCGGCACGGGTGTACAATCGATCCTCTTGACCCACCTTTCGAAGGATTTACCGGATGTTGCCGCGCTTTCCTGCCGTCACCCGTAGCCTGTCCCTGGCCGCCCTGCTGGTAGCGGGCCCCGCTGCTGCGCTGGAGCTGCCACTGCCACCGCCCGGTGAAGACATCGTCGGCCAGGTGCATGTGATCAAGGCAAAGTACGAGGACACGTTCGCCGATATCGGCACCGCCAACGACCTCGGCTACCTGGAAATGATTGCCGCCAACCCGGGTGTCGACCCCTGGTTGCCGGGCGCTGGCACCGAGATCATCCTGCCGACCCGCTATGTCCTGCCGCCGGGCCCGCGCGAAGGTATCGTCATCAACCTGGCCGAGTACCGTCTGTACTACTTCCCGAAAGGGCAGAACGTGGTGCATACCTTCCCGCTGGGCATTGGTCGTGAGGGGTGGGGGTCGCCGATCGCCAACACCAAGATCACCGCCAAGACGCCAAACCCGACCTGGACGCCACCCGCTTCGATCCGCAAAGAGCACGCGGCGGATGGTGACATCCTGCCGGCCGTGGTGCCGGCTGGCCCCGACAACCCGCTGGGGCCGTTCAAGTTCACCTTGGGCGTGCCGGGCTACCTGATCCACGGTTCGAACAAGAAGTTCGGTATTGGCATGCGTACCAGCCACGGCTGCTTCCGCATGCTCAACAACAACGTACTGGAACTGTCGAAGATGGTGCCGGTGGGTACTCCGGTGCGCATCATCAACGAGCCTTACAAGTTCGGTATCAGTGGTGGCAAGGTCTATCTGGAGGCGCACACGCCGCTGGACGATCAGGGTAACCCGTCGGTGGTCGACAAACACACCGCCGTTATCAACGCCTTGCTCAAGCGTGAAGACCTGGCCAATAACCTGCGTATGAACTGGGACATGGTGCGTGACGTGGTGGCCGCGGAAGATGGCATGCCGGTAGAAATTGCCGTGCCCGTCGAGAACCCGGGTAGCGCGCCAATGGTGTCGAGCATTCCGCCCGAACTGCAGTAAGGTAATTGCGACACATCACGGCCCGCCTTAGTGCGGGCCTTTTCGTTGCTGACCGCCACGTTTAC includes the following:
- the tesA gene encoding Esterase TesA (*Name tesA) yields the protein MRVWWLSAGLALYCLAQSAVAGTLLVVGDSISAGFGLDTRQGWVTLLQTRLKDEGFDDKVVNASISGDTSAGGQARLPALLAAHKPNLVVLELGGNDGLRGQPPAQLQQNLASMIESARQAGAKVVLLGMRLPPNYGVRYTTAFAKVYEQLAADKQVPLVPFFLEGVGGVPELMQADGIHPAQGAQQRLLENAWPAIKPLL
- the greB_2 gene encoding Transcription elongation factor GreB (*Name greB_2) — protein: MSTNIITTEGHEALKKELDHLWRVYRPEITQKVAWAASLGDRSENADYQYNKKLLREIDRRVRYLRKRLEDVKVVAYSPQQEGKVFFGAWVEIENDDGETLKFRIVGYDEIYGRNDYISIDSPMARALLKKEEGDEVVVHTPTGEATWYVKSITYGQ
- the mltF_6 gene encoding Membrane-bound lytic murein transglycosylase F (*Name mltF_6) produces the protein MLRCWLVFLLMLGLTLTGPAQARAPGPQQNIPPAKVRDLQQIRTSKVLRVLVNQSRNSSGEVKGEPVGIEYYRLRALEHYLNARTADDQQVQLKLIPRAKEQLLGALARGEGDLAAPGELLDPSTVRSVSSSAPILDQVPLMLVGRKGERSFSKVEQLSGRTVALTSASAAGPLIQQVNQQLALRKRPPIKVEWVDSTLAVEDVLEMVQAGIYHLTVVEQPIARRWARVMPRLRLDSRVHLGAPQAMRWYVGRDAPQLLATVDHFLQGYRAPDNQDAAFERIYRRQYRVHNPLASKDRQRLASVRAVLQKHGQAQQIDWLNLAALAFKESTLNPAARGTGGAHGLMQITPSAAQRVGVSNTATVDGNVQASARYLALIRRKFFASAKINERERMAFVLAAYNLGPERVQAMRAEARRRGLNGNQWFFQTERIAMEQVGMGPVNFVNSVNKYFLAFNRERAVLERVAKR
- the lolD_3 gene encoding Lipoprotein-releasing system ATP-binding protein LolD (*Name lolD_3), which encodes MGPNILVAQNLSKVVPSAEGDLTILHALSLELAQGDSLAIVGASGSGKSTLLGLLAGLDQPSAGKVILAGHDLGPLDEDQRARVRAEHVGFVFQSFQLLDSLNALENVMLPLELDGRRDAREQARTLLERVGLGKRLSHTPRQLSGGEQQRVAIARAFAAQPAVLFADEPTGNLDSHTGERISDLLFELNKERGTTLVLVTHDERLARRCRRHIRLDAGRLVAPMEA
- the mhqP gene encoding Putative oxidoreductase MhqP (*Name mhqP), with translation MNNTTLNALFSTRAGAGLSVIRILVGIIFMAHGAQKLFGLFGGYGLEGTGQWMESIGLAPGYLMALLSGSAEFFGGLALVVGLLARPAALALSVTLVVAIFSVHIGNGLFMSNNGYEFALALLAGTVAVMIEGAGRFSLDRVIAR